In Humulus lupulus chromosome 7, drHumLupu1.1, whole genome shotgun sequence, the following are encoded in one genomic region:
- the LOC133792676 gene encoding disease resistance protein RPM1-like: MAEAFLNPIIQSLIHLLKVEVKSLKGIKKQVESLKRELEIIEALLKDADSRANREDLINDAVKVWMKHLREEANHTRDFIDEYQWHVAQCTTNKTGFIGYFCKIGGRIKTLKSRHVISSQLQDIIQSLQQIKEVGQGFGLSQSLQAGSSGKTSYTEECGNRFGAHFVEEDEEYVDVPLFQGELKSFLVEGESELMVLSLVGEGGIGKTTLAKKVYNEVKHIFDCHAWITVSQSYDVKILLQNMMKQMGLVARSTSTSSYYDMMIQELITPLRKHLQTKKYVIIFDDIWDTDFWENIKYALPGNNNGSRVVITTRNETVAPCDDFIQRLEAWTHDMAYELFCKKIFRCELFRGRCPEELEILCHKIIQKCQGLPLAIEAIAGLLSRKKKVQFEWQKVLDNIDFEFKTNPQLMRILKILSLSYHDLPYHLKPCMLYFGIFPEDFVIEKERLCHLLISEGFVQARDGKPLKEEVERYLDELVERSLVSIETLYGPVKGYKVHDLMHEFITSKVKDLCFCQIFSKNNVEFDENKHYCRLSIRGGSMPKTIQQYTTVRSIFLLLNFIDNELVISKTFFIALFQNLKLLKILDLANAPLDYLPKELGNLFHLRYLNLSGTNIKVLPESIGKLHDLHYLILENTQVDKLPKSIGKLHNLRVLNIMYALIVELPMEINMLHNLEKIFASHKNELLNLCGVKIQEGFSYLENLVALIHVEVHQDVAGFTKELEKLSNLKMLGVSNLTKETSRAICDVSKKLNNLHTLLLSAHDDDDVLDLNPISSSPPPLLHELYLSGRLNKFEFSNFTNLVRLVLRLSKMTENRLKCLRGLPNLMHLFMDNSYEGEQLYFEEGSFPKLNEIHFKYLLELKFIKIDKGTLPLLKMLIIESCPLIEEVPSGIQYLTKLKKLGIWNMPKQFVDRLLPSNGGIDYSKVQHLPVLDIVSTI, encoded by the coding sequence atggctgaggcATTCTTAAATCCGATCATTCAAAGCTTGATTCATCTACTTAAAGTTGAAGTTAAATCCTTAAAGGGTATCAAAAAACAAGTTGAAAGCCTAAAGAGAGAACTAGAGATCATTGAGGCTCTTCTCAAAGACGCAGATTCAAGAGCAAATAGAGAAGATTTGATCAATGATGCTGTGAAAGTTTGGATGAAACATCTGAGGGAAGAAGCTAATCACACAAGAGATTTCATTGATGAATACCAGTGGCATGTGGCGCAGTGCACTACTAACAAGACTGGATTCATTGGATATTTCTGCAAAATAGGTGGCCGAATCAAAACTTTGAAGTCTCGTCATGTTATTTCTTCTCAACTTCAAGACATCATCCAATCTTTGCAACAAATCAAAGAAGTAGGTCAAGGGTTTGGCTTGAGTCAATCTCTACAAGCAGGTTCAAGTGGCAAAACTTCGTACACAGAAGAGTGTGGCAACCGATTTGGTGCTCACTTTGTCGAGGAAGATGAAGAATATGTGGATGTTCCTTTGTTTCAGGGAGAACTAAAAAGCTTTTTGGTGGAAGGAGAGTCTGAACTTATGGTTTTATCATTGGTAGGAGAAGGAGGGATCGGCAAAACTACTCTAGCTAAGAAAGTCTACAATGAGGTGAAACACATATTTGATTGCCATGCTTGGATCACAGTGTCTCAATCGTATGATGTGAAAATTTTATTGCAGAACATGATGAAACAGATGGGCTTAGTTGCTAGAAGCACTAGTACTAGTTCATATTACGATATGATGATTCAAGAGCTAATTACACCGCTCAGGAAACATTTGCAGACAAAAAAGTATGTGATCATTTTTGATGATATTTGGGATACAGATTTTTGGGAAAATATCAAATATGCTTTGCCTGGCAACAATAATGGCAGCAGGGTTGTTATCACAACACGCAATGAAACAGTAGCTCCGTGTGATGATTTTATTCAAAGGTTGGAAGCTTGGACTCATGATATGGCATATGAGTTgttttgtaagaaaatatttaGATGTGAGTTGTTTAGGGGTCGTTGCCCTGAAGAGTTAGAGATATTGTGTCACAAGATAATCCAAAAATGTCAAGGCTTACCACTTGCGATTGAGGCCATAGCTGGTTTATTATCAAGAAAAAAGAAGGTGCAATTTGAATGGCAAAAAGTTCTTGATAATATTGATTTTGAGTTCAAAACAAATCCTCAACTCATGAGAATCTTAAAAATCCTTTCTCTCAGTTACCATGACTTGCCTTACCACCTGAAACCTTGTATGTTGTACTTTGGTATTTTTCCTGAAGATTTTGTAATTGAGAAAGAAAGATTATGTCATTTATTGATTTCTGAAGGTTTTGTTCAAGCAAGGGATGGAAAACCAttgaaggaagaagttgaaagatacTTGGATGAGCTTGTTGAAAGAAGCTTAGTTTCAATTGAGACACTATATGGACCAGTGAAAGGTTACAAAGTGCATGATTTGATGCATGAGTTCATCACATCAAAGGTAAAGGATTTGTGCTTTTGTCAAATTTTTAGCAAAAACAATGTAGAATTTGATGAAAACAAACATTATTGTCGCTTGTCAATCCGTGGTGGAAGTATGCCAAAAACAATCCAACAGTACACAACTGTTCGCTCGATTTTTTTACTTTTAAACTTCATTGACAATGAGCTGGTTATAAGCAAGACATTTTTTATTGCTTTGTTTCAAAACTTAAAGCTCCTAAAAATCTTGGACTTGGCAAATGCACCACTTGATTATCTTCCAAAGGAATTGGGAAATTTGTTCCACTTAAGGTACTTGAATCTTAGTGGTACAAATATCAAAGTTCTTCCAGAGTCTATTGGTAAGCTACATGATCTACACTATTTGATTCTCGAGAACACACAGGTGGATAAGCTTCCAAAATCCATAGGCAAGCTTCATAATCTACGTGTTTTGAATATTATGTATGCCCTCATAGTGGAGTTGCCAATGGAGATTAATATGCTACACAATCTTGAGAAAATTTTTGCTTCACATAAAAATGAGTTACTCAATTTGTGTGGGGTAAAGATACAAGAAGGGTTTAGTTATTTGGAGAATTTGGTAGCATTAATTCACGTGGAAGTGCATCAAGACGTGGCTGGTTTCACAAAGGAGCTTGAGAAGTTGAGCAATTTAAAGATGTTGGGCGTTTCGAATTTGACCAAAGAAACTTCCAGGGCTATTTGTGATGTTTCTAAGAAGTTGAATAACCTTCACACTTTGCTTTTGAGTGctcatgatgatgatgatgttctAGACTTGAATCCGATCTCATCATCTCCACCACCATTGTTGCATGAACTGTACTTGTCTGGTCGATTAAACAAGTTCGAGTTTTCAAATTTCACTAACTTGGTGCGGTTGGTATTACGTCTCTCAAAAATGACAGAAAACCGTCTGAAATGTCTGAGAGGCTTGCCCAATCTAATGCATCTTTTCATGGACAACTCATACGAAGGAGAACAACTATATTTTGAGGAAGGTAGTTTTCCAAAGCTCAATGAGATTCACTTTAAATATTTGCTAGAATTGAAGTTTATCAAGATAGATAAAGGGACATTGCCTCTCCTTAAGATGTTGATTATTGAATCTTGCCCACTTATTGAGGAGGTTCCCTCTGGCATCCAGTATctaacaaagttaaaaaaacttGGTATTTGGAACATGCCCAAGCAGTTTGTGGATCGACTACTACCGTCCAATGGGGGCATTGATTATTCCAAAGTTCAGCATTTGCCAGTATTGGATATTGTCTCAACAATATAA